The following DNA comes from Kaistia sp. 32K.
CTGACGGTGGCGCATCTGATCGCCGACGTCACCGGCGCGCGGGTGACGGTTCCCTCCGCGAGCCGCATCGTCACCGCCTATGGCGCCTTCCGCATCATCGCGCCGATCATCGGCCTGGCGCCGAAGGGGACAGCGAAGAGTGCCGCGACCAAGGCGAAGGCGAGCCGGAAATCCGGCGCCGCCGGCAGCGACGAGACCGTCGTCGCACCCCGTCCCGAGCGGGCCAAGCGGGCCGCCCGACGCTTTGCCGCCTATCGTCAGGCGGCGGCCCAGGCGCGGGCGCTTGCCGAGGCGCTCGACCCCGCGCTTTGAGCCGCTTGCGCCGGGGGCGGGGGAGGCGATATCACTGGCGCCGAACCCAAGGGGGAGAACAAAAATGCGGGTTGGAATTCTCGGACTGGCCGTTGCGGGGCTGATGGCCTCGACGGTTGCTGCCATGGCCGCCGACGTCGCGGTGCTGACGCCGTATCAGAGCTCGGTCGCCACCAACCAGATGATCAACGTGTTCCAGGACAAGGCCAAGGCGGCCGGCTGGAACGCGACCGTCGTCGACACGCGCGGCGACATGGGCCAGCTCGCCAGCCGCATCGAGGACGTCGTCGCCGCCAAGGTCGCGGCGATCGTGCTCGTCAGCGTCGATCCGACCCAGATCCAGGACCAGGTCAACGCCGCCGCCGCCGCCGGCATTCCGGTCGTCACCATCGACGGCGCCAAGGCGCCGGGCGTCGTGCTCAACGTCACGTCCGACAATTTCGAACTCGGCACCAAGCTGTCCGACTTCCTGTTCGACAAGCTCGGCGGCAAGGGCAACATCGTCAAGTTCTTCTATTCCGCCCATCCGGGCGTGCATCAGCGCGAGCTGGCGCTGGACGAGGCGCTGAAGAAGCATCCCGATATCAAGGTCATCGCCGACCACTATGTCGTCGTGCCGGGCCCGATCGACGACGCCCGCAAGACCACCGAGAACTGGCTGAAGAGCCAGGGCGACCAGATCGACGCGGTCTGGGCCGCCTGGGACGAGCCGGCGATCGGCGCGCAGCTGGCGATCGAGGCCGAACAGCCGGATTCGAAGATCATCATCGCCGGCATCGACGGCAACCCGCAGGCGATCGAGCTGATCAAGGCATGCTCGA
Coding sequences within:
- a CDS encoding sugar ABC transporter substrate-binding protein, which produces MRVGILGLAVAGLMASTVAAMAADVAVLTPYQSSVATNQMINVFQDKAKAAGWNATVVDTRGDMGQLASRIEDVVAAKVAAIVLVSVDPTQIQDQVNAAAAAGIPVVTIDGAKAPGVVLNVTSDNFELGTKLSDFLFDKLGGKGNIVKFFYSAHPGVHQRELALDEALKKHPDIKVIADHYVVVPGPIDDARKTTENWLKSQGDQIDAVWAAWDEPAIGAQLAIEAEQPDSKIIIAGIDGNPQAIELIKACSNIKGTVSQDFDAMASLAAEGLTQILAGKTPEKAELYAPAKLITPETLGVTCP